The Falco rusticolus isolate bFalRus1 chromosome 15, bFalRus1.pri, whole genome shotgun sequence genome has a segment encoding these proteins:
- the NDRG4 gene encoding protein NDRG4 isoform X6, translating into MPECWDGEHDIETPYGLLHVVIRGSPKGNRPAIMTYHDVGLNHKLCFNTFFNFEDMQEITKHFVVCHVDAPGQQAGASQFPQGYQYPSMDQLAAMLPSVVQHFGFKYVIGIGVGAGAYVLAKFALIFPDLVEGLVLMNIDPNGKGWIDWAASKISGLTSTLPDNVLSHLFSQEELVNNTELVQSYRQQIGSVVNQFNLQLFLNMYNSRRDLDINRPGTVPNAKTLSCPVMLVVGDNAPAEEGVVECNSKLDPTNTTFLKMADSGGLPQVTQPGKLTEAFKYFLQGMGYIAHLKDRRLSGGTVPSASMTRLARSRTASLTSTSSVDGTRPRACTHSESTEAMGQINHTMEVSC; encoded by the exons gaACATGACATTGAGACCCCCTATGGGCTGCTGCACGTGGTCATCCGGGGCTCACCCAAGGGGAATCGCCCGGCGATCATGACGTACCATGATGTGGGCCTCAACC ACAAGCTTTGCTTCAACACCTTCTTCAACTTTGAGGACATGCAGGAGATCACAAAGCACTTTGTGGTGTGCCATGTGGATGCACCgggccagcaggcaggagcctcGCAGTTCCCTCAGGG GTACCAGTACCCATCCATGGACCAGCTGGCTGCCATGTTACCCAGCGTGGTGCAGCATTTCGG GTTCAAGTATGTGATCGGGATCGGTGTCGGGGCAGGAGCCTACGTGCTGGCCAAGTTTGCG CTTATCTTCCCTGACCTGGTTGAAGGGCTGGTCCTCATGAACATCGATCCCAATGGCAAAGGCTGGATTGACTGGGCAGCTTCCAAG ATCTCTGGCCTCACTAGCACACTGCCGGACAATGTTCTGTCCCACCTGTTCAGCCAG GAAGAGCTGGTGAACAACACGGAGCTGGTGCAGAGTTACCGGCAGCAGATCGGCAGCGTGGTGAACCAGTTCAACCTCCAGCTCTTCCTCAACATGTACAACAG CCGCAGGGACCTGGACATCAACCGGCCTGGGACTGTGCCTAATGCCAAGACACTGAG CTGCCCCGTGATGCTAGTGGTTGGAGACAACGCAcctgctgaggagggggtg GTGGAGTGTAACTCCAAGCTGGATCCTACCAACACCACCTTCCTGAAG ATGGCTGACTCTGGTGGGCTGCCCCAGGTCACACAG CCCGGCAAGCTGACGGAAGCCTTCAAGTACTTCCTGCAAGGCATGGGCTACA TTGCCCACCTGAAGGATCGGAGGCTGAGTGGAGGCACAG TGCCATCTGCCAGCATGACCCGCCTGGCACGCTCCCGCACGGCCTCCCTCACCAGCACCAGCTCAGTGGATGGCACCCGCCCACGTGCCTGCACCCACTCGGAGAGCACCGAGGCCATGGGGCAGATCAACCACACCATGGAGGTATCGTGCTGA
- the NDRG4 gene encoding protein NDRG4 isoform X7, translating to MPECWDGEHDIETPYGLLHVVIRGSPKGNRPAIMTYHDVGLNHKLCFNTFFNFEDMQEITKHFVVCHVDAPGQQAGASQFPQGYQYPSMDQLAAMLPSVVQHFGFKYVIGIGVGAGAYVLAKFALIFPDLVEGLVLMNIDPNGKGWIDWAASKISGLTSTLPDNVLSHLFSQEELVNNTELVQSYRQQIGSVVNQFNLQLFLNMYNSRRDLDINRPGTVPNAKTLSCPVMLVVGDNAPAEEGVVECNSKLDPTNTTFLKMADSGGLPQVTQPGKLTEAFKYFLQGMGYMPSASMTRLARSRTASLTSTSSVDGTRPRACTHSESTEAMGQINHTMEVSC from the exons gaACATGACATTGAGACCCCCTATGGGCTGCTGCACGTGGTCATCCGGGGCTCACCCAAGGGGAATCGCCCGGCGATCATGACGTACCATGATGTGGGCCTCAACC ACAAGCTTTGCTTCAACACCTTCTTCAACTTTGAGGACATGCAGGAGATCACAAAGCACTTTGTGGTGTGCCATGTGGATGCACCgggccagcaggcaggagcctcGCAGTTCCCTCAGGG GTACCAGTACCCATCCATGGACCAGCTGGCTGCCATGTTACCCAGCGTGGTGCAGCATTTCGG GTTCAAGTATGTGATCGGGATCGGTGTCGGGGCAGGAGCCTACGTGCTGGCCAAGTTTGCG CTTATCTTCCCTGACCTGGTTGAAGGGCTGGTCCTCATGAACATCGATCCCAATGGCAAAGGCTGGATTGACTGGGCAGCTTCCAAG ATCTCTGGCCTCACTAGCACACTGCCGGACAATGTTCTGTCCCACCTGTTCAGCCAG GAAGAGCTGGTGAACAACACGGAGCTGGTGCAGAGTTACCGGCAGCAGATCGGCAGCGTGGTGAACCAGTTCAACCTCCAGCTCTTCCTCAACATGTACAACAG CCGCAGGGACCTGGACATCAACCGGCCTGGGACTGTGCCTAATGCCAAGACACTGAG CTGCCCCGTGATGCTAGTGGTTGGAGACAACGCAcctgctgaggagggggtg GTGGAGTGTAACTCCAAGCTGGATCCTACCAACACCACCTTCCTGAAG ATGGCTGACTCTGGTGGGCTGCCCCAGGTCACACAG CCCGGCAAGCTGACGGAAGCCTTCAAGTACTTCCTGCAAGGCATGGGCTACA TGCCATCTGCCAGCATGACCCGCCTGGCACGCTCCCGCACGGCCTCCCTCACCAGCACCAGCTCAGTGGATGGCACCCGCCCACGTGCCTGCACCCACTCGGAGAGCACCGAGGCCATGGGGCAGATCAACCACACCATGGAGGTATCGTGCTGA